From a region of the Pseudomonas fulva 12-X genome:
- the tyrS gene encoding tyrosine--tRNA ligase, with amino-acid sequence MKSVEEQLALIKRGAEEVLVEAELIEKLKRGEPLRIKAGFDPTAPDLHLGHTVLINKLRQFQELGHQVIFLIGDFTGMIGDPSGKSATRPPLTREQVLENAETYKAQVFKILDPAKTEVAFNSTWINELTPADFIRLASQYTVARMLERDDFDKRYTGNQPIAIHEFLYPLVQGYDSVALRADVELGGTDQKFNLLMGRELQRAYGQSSQCVVTMPLLEGLDGVKKMSKSLGNYIGIQEAPGVMYNKLVSMPDALMWRYFELLSFRSMDEIEQFKKDVEAGANPRDIKIKLAEEIVARFHGEEAAATAHRSAGNRMKDGELPEDLPEVELAAGDDMPIAALLNKAGLVKNAAVARDLLGSGGVRVDGQVVDRSFVFKLGAAHVCQAGKKAFARVTLKTE; translated from the coding sequence ATGAAGTCGGTTGAAGAGCAGCTCGCGCTGATCAAGCGCGGTGCAGAAGAAGTCCTTGTTGAAGCGGAGCTGATCGAAAAGCTCAAGCGCGGCGAGCCGCTGCGTATCAAGGCAGGCTTCGACCCGACTGCACCGGACCTGCACCTGGGGCACACCGTGCTTATTAATAAGCTGCGCCAGTTCCAGGAGCTGGGTCATCAGGTGATCTTCCTGATCGGCGACTTCACCGGCATGATCGGCGACCCCAGCGGCAAGAGCGCCACGCGCCCACCGCTGACCCGTGAGCAGGTGCTAGAGAACGCTGAGACTTACAAGGCTCAGGTGTTCAAGATCCTCGATCCAGCCAAGACCGAGGTCGCCTTCAACTCCACCTGGATCAACGAGCTGACGCCGGCCGACTTCATTCGCCTGGCCTCGCAGTACACCGTGGCGCGCATGCTTGAGCGTGACGACTTCGACAAGCGCTACACCGGCAACCAGCCGATTGCCATTCACGAGTTCCTTTACCCGCTCGTGCAGGGCTATGACTCGGTGGCGCTGCGCGCCGATGTGGAGCTCGGTGGCACCGACCAGAAATTCAACCTGCTGATGGGGCGCGAGCTTCAGCGTGCCTACGGCCAGTCGTCCCAGTGTGTCGTCACCATGCCGTTGCTCGAAGGGCTGGACGGCGTGAAGAAGATGTCCAAGTCCCTGGGCAACTATATAGGTATCCAGGAAGCGCCTGGCGTCATGTACAACAAGCTGGTGTCGATGCCGGATGCGCTGATGTGGCGTTACTTCGAATTGCTCAGCTTCCGCAGCATGGATGAGATCGAGCAGTTCAAGAAGGATGTCGAAGCCGGCGCGAATCCGCGTGATATCAAGATCAAGCTGGCTGAAGAAATAGTTGCGCGTTTCCATGGCGAAGAGGCGGCGGCTACAGCCCACCGTTCTGCCGGTAACCGTATGAAGGATGGCGAGCTGCCTGAGGATCTGCCAGAGGTCGAACTGGCCGCTGGCGATGATATGCCGATTGCCGCGCTGCTTAATAAAGCGGGCCTAGTGAAGAACGCGGCGGTCGCCCGTGATCTTCTTGGCTCTGGTGGTGTGCGTGTGGATGGCCAAGTGGTGGATCGCAGCTTCGTGTTCAAGCTGGGGGCTGCCCACGTTTGCCAGGCCGGCAAGAAGGCTTTCGCGCGGGTTACGCTGAAAACTGAATAA
- the birA gene encoding bifunctional biotin--[acetyl-CoA-carboxylase] ligase/biotin operon repressor BirA produces the protein MQSLLRLLQDGQFHSGEELGAAVGVSRAAIWKRLQALEAEFDLQIHKVRGRGYRLETPLSLLNGNLLSDSSPFAVTLLQQVDSTNAEALRHLASGAVPPFLIIAEQQTAGRGRRGRSWASPFGENLYYSLVLRVSGGMRQLEGLSLVVGLALLQTLRDAGIADAGLKWPNDLLVGGRKIAGILLELSGDPADVCHVVIGIGVNINMRVAPQGEVIGQPWTSMRQVLGSQVDRNQFIASLNAQLERYLQLHQAHGFASLREQWEGSHLWQGRMVELAAGAQAVHGRVLGVDDTGALRLEVDGQEKVFSGGELSLRLHDDS, from the coding sequence ATGCAGTCTTTATTGCGACTTCTACAGGATGGGCAGTTCCACTCGGGCGAGGAGCTGGGAGCGGCTGTCGGTGTAAGTCGGGCGGCTATCTGGAAGCGCTTGCAGGCGCTCGAGGCCGAGTTCGATCTGCAGATCCACAAGGTTCGCGGCCGTGGATATCGGCTCGAGACGCCTCTGTCGCTACTGAACGGCAATTTGCTTAGCGACTCATCCCCCTTTGCTGTCACGTTGCTGCAGCAGGTCGATTCCACCAACGCCGAAGCGTTGCGTCATCTAGCCTCAGGCGCAGTTCCGCCATTTCTGATCATCGCCGAACAGCAGACTGCCGGGCGTGGTCGGCGAGGACGTAGCTGGGCGAGTCCTTTCGGTGAGAACCTGTATTACAGCTTGGTGCTGCGAGTCAGTGGCGGCATGCGGCAGCTCGAAGGTCTCAGTCTTGTCGTGGGGCTTGCGTTGCTGCAGACGTTGCGCGATGCGGGCATCGCGGATGCTGGTCTGAAGTGGCCCAATGATCTATTGGTCGGCGGTCGCAAGATCGCCGGCATCCTCCTGGAGCTTTCCGGTGATCCTGCTGATGTCTGTCATGTGGTGATCGGTATCGGCGTGAACATCAATATGCGCGTTGCGCCTCAGGGCGAAGTTATCGGCCAGCCCTGGACATCCATGCGCCAGGTTCTTGGTAGCCAGGTTGACCGTAACCAGTTCATTGCCAGTCTCAATGCTCAGCTCGAACGCTATCTTCAGCTGCATCAGGCACATGGTTTTGCCTCGCTGCGGGAGCAATGGGAGGGCAGTCATCTCTGGCAGGGGCGAATGGTGGAGCTCGCTGCCGGGGCGCAGGCCGTTCACGGGCGTGTCCTCGGCGTTGATGATACGGGCGCGCTGCGCCTTGAGGTTGATGGCCAGGAAAAGGTTTTCAGCGGTGGTGAGCTCAGTTTGAGGTTGCATGATGATTCTTGA
- a CDS encoding pantothenate kinase: MILELDCGNSFIKWRVLPRGGVGAVLASGVADNGEELIEALADRFVRQLSTCRLVSVRADDETRLLCAALSARFAIECQVAKPAQVLAGVRNGYEDYQRLGLDRWLAVVGAYSLERGACLVLDLGTAITSDFVDAGGAHLGGFICPGMPLMRSQLLTHTRRIRYDSKAAEHASDSLVPGRSTAEAVERGCRLMLRGFVATQLEQARQQCGADVAVFLTGGDAAMAAEWVPAARVVPDLVFIGLAIACPVTGEK, translated from the coding sequence ATGATTCTTGAGCTTGACTGCGGTAACAGCTTTATCAAATGGCGAGTCCTGCCGCGCGGTGGTGTAGGTGCGGTACTTGCCAGTGGCGTGGCGGACAATGGTGAGGAGCTTATCGAGGCGCTGGCTGATCGTTTCGTGCGGCAATTGTCGACCTGCCGTCTGGTGAGTGTGCGAGCGGATGATGAAACCCGTTTGCTCTGCGCGGCGCTTTCCGCGCGCTTCGCCATTGAGTGTCAGGTAGCGAAGCCTGCCCAGGTGCTTGCCGGGGTGCGCAACGGCTATGAGGATTATCAGCGCCTGGGGCTCGACCGTTGGCTTGCCGTTGTCGGCGCCTACAGTCTGGAGCGGGGCGCTTGTCTTGTCCTGGATCTCGGTACGGCGATCACTTCGGATTTCGTCGATGCCGGTGGCGCTCATCTGGGCGGTTTCATCTGTCCAGGTATGCCGTTGATGCGCAGTCAATTGCTTACGCACACCCGTCGCATTCGCTATGACAGTAAGGCGGCCGAACATGCAAGTGACAGCCTGGTGCCGGGGCGCTCCACCGCTGAGGCGGTAGAGCGTGGTTGTCGGCTGATGCTGCGCGGCTTTGTCGCGACGCAGCTCGAGCAGGCGCGGCAGCAGTGCGGAGCGGATGTGGCCGTATTTCTGACCGGGGGCGATGCAGCGATGGCTGCCGAATGGGTGCCGGCAGCGCGCGTGGTACCCGATCTGGTATTCATCGGGCTGGCGATCGCCTGTCCAGTGACGGGGGAGAAGTGA
- a CDS encoding SPOR domain-containing protein produces the protein MRWIFMLLVVLNAFYYVWHQQQAPMQAKEVAPLSLYQDSRRDIQLLSESKPQERRASTVKDEAKEEVPEQAVCLFLGRFDDEAQAQQVEQRLLSLDIRSQVQVVESAGSVDYWVYLPPLASRQASLRQLRELQARKIDSYIISQGDLANGISLGIFPRHDSADSVISRLRRAGYEPLLRELPRANRSHWVRIAPESRRLVDDSLLERLSLDFNGLQHQLMPCEGVASVR, from the coding sequence ATGCGTTGGATCTTCATGTTGTTGGTCGTGCTCAACGCCTTCTATTACGTATGGCATCAGCAGCAGGCACCAATGCAGGCCAAAGAGGTTGCGCCGCTGTCCCTGTATCAGGACAGTCGGCGGGATATCCAGCTGCTAAGTGAGTCCAAGCCGCAGGAGCGCCGCGCCTCTACTGTCAAGGATGAGGCGAAGGAAGAGGTGCCAGAGCAGGCGGTGTGTCTGTTTCTGGGGCGTTTCGATGACGAGGCGCAGGCCCAGCAGGTGGAGCAGCGCCTGCTGAGTCTGGATATCCGTTCGCAGGTTCAGGTCGTCGAGTCGGCCGGCTCGGTCGATTACTGGGTCTATCTGCCTCCACTGGCGTCTCGGCAGGCATCGCTTCGCCAGTTGCGTGAACTGCAGGCGCGCAAGATCGACAGCTACATCATCAGTCAGGGCGATCTTGCCAATGGCATCTCTCTGGGGATTTTTCCCCGCCATGATTCGGCCGATAGCGTGATATCCCGCCTGCGTCGTGCCGGTTACGAGCCATTGCTGCGTGAATTGCCTCGTGCCAATCGCAGCCATTGGGTGCGTATCGCCCCGGAAAGCCGGCGTTTGGTCGATGATTCGCTGCTTGAACGTTTGTCTTTGGACTTCAATGGCTTACAACATCAATTAATGCCATGCGAGGGGGTTGCAAGCGTTCGATAG
- the tuf gene encoding elongation factor Tu, which produces MAKEKFERNKPHVNVGTIGHVDHGKTTLTAALTRVCSEVFGSARVDFDKIDSAPEEKARGITINTAHVEYDSNIRHYAHVDCPGHADYVKNMITGAAQMDGAILVCSAADGPMPQTREHILLSRQVGVPYIVVFLNKADMVDDAELLELVEMEVRDLLSTYDFPGDDTPIIIGSALMALNGQDDNEMGTTAVKKLVETLDTYIPEPVRAIDRPFLMPIEDVFSISGRGTVVTGRVERGIVKIQEEIEIVGLRATTKTTCTGVEMFRKLLDEGRAGENCGVLLRGTKRDDVERGQVLAKPGTIKPHTKFEAEVYVLSKEEGGRHTPFFKGYRPQFYFRTTDVTGSCELPEGVEMVMPGDNIKMVVTLIKPIAMEDGLRFAIREGGRTVGAGVVAKIVE; this is translated from the coding sequence ATGGCTAAAGAAAAGTTTGAACGTAACAAACCGCACGTCAACGTTGGCACCATCGGTCACGTTGACCATGGCAAAACCACTCTGACCGCTGCTCTGACTCGCGTCTGCTCCGAAGTATTCGGCTCGGCTCGCGTCGACTTCGACAAGATCGACAGCGCTCCGGAAGAGAAGGCTCGTGGTATCACCATCAACACTGCCCACGTAGAGTACGATTCCAACATTCGTCACTACGCGCACGTTGACTGCCCGGGCCACGCTGACTACGTCAAGAACATGATCACCGGTGCTGCCCAGATGGACGGCGCGATCCTGGTTTGCTCGGCCGCTGATGGTCCGATGCCGCAAACCCGTGAGCACATCCTGCTGTCCCGTCAGGTAGGCGTTCCGTACATCGTTGTCTTCCTGAACAAGGCTGACATGGTTGACGACGCTGAGCTGCTGGAACTGGTCGAGATGGAAGTTCGCGACCTGCTGAGCACCTACGACTTCCCGGGCGACGACACTCCGATCATCATCGGTTCGGCGCTGATGGCTCTGAACGGCCAGGACGACAACGAGATGGGCACTACTGCCGTCAAGAAACTCGTCGAGACTCTGGATACCTACATCCCTGAGCCGGTTCGTGCCATCGACCGTCCGTTCCTGATGCCAATCGAAGACGTATTCTCGATCTCCGGCCGCGGTACTGTAGTGACCGGTCGTGTAGAGCGCGGTATCGTCAAGATCCAGGAAGAAATCGAGATCGTTGGTCTGCGTGCTACCACCAAGACCACCTGCACCGGTGTCGAGATGTTCCGCAAGCTGCTCGACGAAGGTCGTGCTGGTGAGAACTGTGGCGTTCTGCTGCGCGGCACCAAGCGTGACGACGTAGAGCGTGGTCAGGTTCTGGCCAAGCCGGGCACCATCAAGCCGCACACCAAGTTCGAAGCTGAAGTGTACGTTCTGTCCAAAGAAGAAGGTGGTCGTCACACCCCGTTCTTCAAGGGCTATCGTCCGCAGTTCTACTTCCGTACCACTGACGTGACCGGTTCGTGCGAACTGCCGGAAGGCGTTGAGATGGTAATGCCGGGCGACAACATCAAAATGGTTGTCACCCTGATCAAGCCGATCGCCATGGAAGACGGCCTGCGTTTCGCAATTCGCGAAGGTGGTCGTACCGTTGGTGCCGGTGTTGTAGCAAAGATCGTCGAATAA
- the secE gene encoding preprotein translocase subunit SecE — MNVKAEAKDSRFDLLKWIAVALLVVAGVVGNQYFSGEPILYRVVGVLVLAVVAALIALQTTKGQSFFGLAKEARVEIRKVVWPTRQETTQTTLIVVLVVLVMALVLWGLDSLLGWLVSFIVS, encoded by the coding sequence ATGAATGTTAAGGCTGAAGCCAAAGACTCTCGTTTTGATCTGCTCAAGTGGATCGCGGTGGCCCTGCTTGTGGTCGCTGGAGTGGTCGGTAATCAGTACTTTTCGGGTGAGCCGATTCTGTATCGTGTGGTGGGTGTGCTGGTGCTGGCAGTCGTTGCCGCGCTGATCGCCCTGCAAACCACCAAGGGTCAGTCCTTCTTTGGTCTGGCGAAAGAAGCTCGCGTCGAAATTCGCAAGGTTGTCTGGCCGACCCGTCAGGAAACCACGCAAACCACGCTGATCGTCGTCCTGGTCGTGCTTGTCATGGCTCTGGTGCTTTGGGGGCTCGATTCGCTCCTCGGTTGGCTTGTGTCGTTTATTGTAAGTTGA
- the nusG gene encoding transcription termination/antitermination protein NusG, whose product MAKRWYVVHAYSGYEKHVMRSLIERVKFAGMEDEFGEILVPTEEVVEMRNGQKRKSERKFFPGYVLVQMEMNEATWHLIKDTPRVMGFIGGTADKPAPITEKEADAILRRVADSGDKPKPKTLFEPGEMVRVIDGPFADFSGVVEEVNYEKSRIQVAVTIFGRATPVELEFSQVEKS is encoded by the coding sequence GTGGCTAAGCGTTGGTACGTTGTGCATGCTTACTCGGGTTACGAGAAGCATGTAATGCGTTCGCTGATCGAGCGCGTAAAATTCGCCGGAATGGAAGATGAGTTCGGCGAGATTCTGGTCCCCACCGAAGAAGTGGTGGAAATGCGGAATGGCCAGAAGCGCAAGAGCGAGCGCAAGTTCTTTCCAGGCTACGTGCTGGTGCAGATGGAAATGAATGAGGCGACTTGGCACTTGATCAAGGATACGCCGCGGGTGATGGGCTTTATTGGTGGTACCGCCGATAAGCCTGCCCCGATTACCGAAAAAGAGGCTGACGCCATTCTGCGTCGCGTCGCCGATAGCGGTGACAAGCCCAAGCCCAAGACGCTGTTTGAACCGGGCGAGATGGTTCGTGTTATCGATGGTCCGTTCGCTGATTTCAGTGGCGTCGTCGAAGAAGTGAATTACGAGAAGAGCCGCATCCAGGTGGCAGTGACCATTTTCGGTCGTGCCACTCCGGTCGAGCTGGAGTTCAGTCAGGTCGAGAAGTCGTAA
- the rplK gene encoding 50S ribosomal protein L11, which translates to MAKKITAYIKLQVKAGQANPSPPVGPALGQHGVNIMEFCKAFNAKTQGMEPGLPTPVIITVYSDRSFTFETKSTPASVLLKKAAGLTSGSARPNTVKVGTVTRAQLEEIAKTKQADLTAADMDAAVRTIAGSARSMGLNVEGV; encoded by the coding sequence ATGGCTAAGAAAATCACGGCTTATATCAAGCTGCAAGTAAAGGCCGGTCAGGCCAACCCGTCGCCACCCGTTGGTCCCGCTCTGGGCCAGCACGGCGTCAACATCATGGAATTCTGCAAGGCGTTCAACGCCAAGACCCAGGGCATGGAACCTGGTCTGCCGACTCCAGTGATCATCACTGTTTACAGTGACCGTAGCTTCACCTTCGAAACCAAGAGCACCCCGGCCTCCGTGCTGCTGAAGAAAGCAGCCGGTCTGACCAGCGGTTCGGCTCGTCCGAACACTGTCAAAGTCGGCACCGTTACCCGTGCCCAGCTCGAAGAGATCGCCAAGACCAAGCAGGCTGATCTGACTGCAGCTGATATGGATGCAGCCGTGCGTACCATCGCCGGTTCTGCTCGTAGCATGGGCCTCAACGTGGAGGGTGTGTAA
- the rplA gene encoding 50S ribosomal protein L1, with product MAKLTKRQKAIAAKIEPGKAYSFNDAAALLAEISAVKFSESVDVSINLGVDPRKSDQVVRGATVLPNGSGKTVRVAVFTQGPAAEAALAAGADRVGMDDLAAEMKGGDLNYDVVIASPDAMRVVGQLGQVLGPRGLMPNPKVGTVTPDVATAVKNAKAGQVRFRTDKNGIIHGSVGKVGFEADKLKQNVEALLADLKRLKPSTSKGVYVKRVTLSTTMGPGLLIDQGSLDA from the coding sequence ATGGCTAAGCTGACCAAGCGCCAAAAGGCTATCGCAGCCAAGATCGAGCCGGGCAAAGCCTACAGCTTCAACGATGCTGCTGCGCTGCTGGCCGAGATCTCCGCAGTCAAGTTCTCCGAGTCCGTTGATGTTTCCATCAACCTCGGCGTTGACCCGCGTAAATCCGATCAGGTTGTTCGTGGTGCCACCGTTCTGCCTAACGGCAGCGGCAAAACCGTTCGCGTTGCTGTCTTCACTCAAGGCCCGGCTGCTGAAGCTGCTCTGGCTGCCGGTGCTGACCGCGTAGGCATGGACGACCTGGCTGCCGAAATGAAGGGCGGCGACCTGAACTATGACGTGGTCATCGCTTCCCCGGACGCTATGCGCGTTGTTGGCCAGCTGGGCCAGGTACTCGGTCCGCGCGGCCTGATGCCTAACCCGAAAGTCGGCACCGTAACTCCGGACGTAGCCACTGCAGTCAAGAATGCCAAGGCTGGTCAGGTACGTTTCCGTACCGACAAGAACGGCATCATCCACGGTTCCGTCGGCAAGGTTGGCTTCGAAGCCGACAAGCTGAAGCAGAACGTGGAAGCCCTGCTGGCCGATCTGAAGCGCCTGAAGCCGTCGACCTCGAAAGGCGTCTACGTCAAGCGCGTGACTCTGAGCACCACCATGGGCCCAGGTCTGCTGATCGACCAAGGTTCGCTGGACGCTTAA
- the rplJ gene encoding 50S ribosomal protein L10, translated as MAIKLEDKKAIVAEVNEAAKAALSAVVADARGVTVGAMTGLRKEAREAGVYVRVVRNTLLKRAVEGTQYDVLNDVFKGPTLIAFSNEHPGAAARLFKDFAKGQDKFEIKAAAFEGKYLAANQIDVLASLPTRDEGIAQLMSVIQGATSKLARTLAAIRDQKEASAA; from the coding sequence GTGGCAATTAAACTCGAAGACAAGAAGGCCATCGTCGCTGAAGTCAACGAGGCTGCCAAAGCTGCCCTGTCCGCTGTCGTGGCTGATGCCCGTGGCGTGACCGTAGGTGCTATGACCGGACTCCGTAAAGAGGCCCGCGAAGCTGGCGTATACGTACGTGTCGTACGTAACACCCTGCTCAAGCGCGCCGTTGAAGGCACTCAGTACGACGTGCTCAACGACGTGTTCAAAGGCCCGACCCTGATCGCATTCTCCAACGAACACCCGGGCGCTGCTGCTCGTCTGTTCAAGGATTTTGCCAAGGGTCAGGACAAGTTCGAGATCAAAGCAGCTGCGTTCGAGGGCAAGTACCTTGCAGCCAATCAGATCGACGTACTGGCAAGCCTGCCGACCCGCGACGAGGGTATCGCACAGCTGATGAGCGTTATCCAAGGCGCCACCAGCAAGCTCGCTCGCACTCTGGCAGCCATTCGCGACCAGAAAGAAGCTTCCGCTGCCTAA
- the rplL gene encoding 50S ribosomal protein L7/L12 → MSLTNEQIIEAIGQKSVMEIVELIKAMEETFGVTAAAAVAAGPAAGAAAAAEEQTEFTVVLADAGDKKVNVIKAVRELTGLGLKEAKAVVDGAPGVVKEGVSKDEAEAAKKALEEAGAKVELK, encoded by the coding sequence ATGTCTCTGACTAACGAGCAAATCATCGAAGCGATCGGCCAGAAATCCGTTATGGAAATCGTTGAGCTGATCAAAGCGATGGAAGAAACCTTCGGCGTTACCGCTGCCGCCGCTGTTGCTGCTGGCCCGGCTGCTGGTGCTGCTGCCGCTGCTGAAGAGCAAACCGAGTTCACCGTTGTTCTGGCCGACGCTGGCGACAAGAAAGTGAACGTGATCAAGGCAGTTCGCGAACTGACCGGTCTGGGTCTGAAAGAAGCCAAAGCAGTTGTTGACGGCGCTCCTGGCGTGGTCAAAGAAGGCGTGTCGAAAGACGAAGCCGAAGCTGCCAAGAAAGCTCTGGAAGAAGCAGGCGCCAAAGTCGAGCTCAAGTAA